Proteins from a single region of Bogoriella caseilytica:
- a CDS encoding alpha/beta hydrolase, producing MSVTNSADPHLMVLAPDQDVDTEDLATTAAMLSELADEIVGLVRQLDEVDMGVAGAAARQSVGHHFFAFHGQLAQLRNGPEGLVALVGELESLAWRVRQVRYLYDDTEAVVTNLFTAPDLIAERLGLLAVSRFGEEPRPIELVTPFLSLGGLTSADAWLTFFHPRSQEALQGITAQSPYFQAAQDARGAARLAGSLMVLAAALVAGSDIPNGVIVRNNVDHLAGHLPSWRSPLADQTLTRLGLPTPGEEHNNVQATALTSVAWMHMLFGPARQLLGTVPRGGFEAVRSVPVNSRGERRLGSWQGIPLTENGIRGGTPLDTGPKVVPVGFGTEIEPLSTAEVLRRFETVNEHFDATDTGTIEIVNTTTADGERGWTVLIPGTKDWTVGTSQVMDMDTNMAGVAGEQTHMAMAVAQAMDQVGIQPGEPVSLFGHSQGGIVAAELSADPLLQSQYEISSVVTFGSPTAQVEIPENTAALHLINSQDPVAGLDGARDPATGNRVTVAALSPFSFNLVRTHHLEPYVDVAGRLDDLNDPRLEHVHGEVERSFGAGQEVTSTRAYTFEVERF from the coding sequence ATGAGCGTGACGAACTCCGCCGATCCGCACCTCATGGTGCTCGCTCCCGACCAGGACGTCGACACCGAGGATCTCGCCACCACGGCGGCGATGCTCAGCGAGCTCGCCGACGAGATCGTGGGGCTGGTCAGGCAGCTCGACGAGGTCGACATGGGAGTGGCGGGCGCGGCCGCACGTCAATCTGTGGGCCATCATTTCTTCGCCTTCCACGGTCAGCTCGCCCAGCTGCGGAATGGGCCGGAAGGCCTCGTTGCGCTCGTCGGTGAACTGGAGAGCCTGGCCTGGCGTGTCCGTCAGGTGCGCTACCTCTACGACGACACCGAGGCAGTGGTCACGAACCTGTTCACTGCGCCCGACCTCATCGCCGAGCGGCTCGGGCTGCTCGCCGTCTCCCGCTTCGGCGAGGAGCCCAGGCCCATTGAGCTCGTGACCCCATTCCTCAGCCTGGGTGGCCTCACGAGCGCAGACGCCTGGTTGACGTTCTTTCACCCCCGTTCTCAAGAAGCCTTGCAGGGGATCACCGCGCAGTCACCGTATTTCCAGGCCGCCCAGGATGCCCGCGGCGCCGCGCGGCTCGCCGGCTCGCTCATGGTGTTGGCGGCAGCCCTCGTCGCGGGGAGCGACATACCGAACGGCGTGATCGTCCGCAACAACGTCGATCACCTCGCCGGTCATCTGCCGAGTTGGAGAAGCCCTCTCGCCGATCAGACACTGACACGCCTTGGCCTTCCCACTCCCGGAGAAGAGCACAACAACGTCCAGGCCACGGCACTCACCAGCGTGGCGTGGATGCACATGCTGTTCGGACCGGCGCGCCAGCTGCTCGGAACCGTGCCACGTGGTGGCTTCGAGGCAGTGCGCTCGGTGCCGGTGAACTCCCGAGGTGAGCGCCGGCTTGGAAGCTGGCAGGGCATACCGCTGACCGAGAACGGCATTCGTGGCGGTACTCCGTTGGACACGGGCCCGAAGGTGGTGCCGGTCGGTTTCGGCACCGAGATCGAACCTCTGAGTACCGCCGAGGTGTTGCGGCGCTTCGAGACCGTGAACGAGCACTTCGATGCCACCGATACGGGCACCATCGAGATCGTGAACACCACGACCGCTGATGGAGAACGCGGCTGGACGGTGCTGATTCCCGGCACCAAGGACTGGACCGTCGGGACCAGCCAGGTGATGGATATGGACACCAACATGGCGGGGGTGGCCGGCGAGCAGACGCATATGGCTATGGCGGTGGCGCAGGCCATGGACCAGGTGGGCATCCAGCCTGGCGAACCGGTCAGCCTCTTCGGGCACTCACAGGGGGGCATTGTGGCGGCAGAGCTCTCCGCTGATCCCCTCCTGCAGAGCCAATACGAGATCTCATCTGTGGTCACCTTCGGCAGCCCGACGGCGCAGGTCGAGATCCCGGAGAACACGGCCGCCCTGCATCTGATCAACAGCCAAGACCCAGTCGCTGGACTCGATGGGGCACGCGACCCCGCCACGGGGAACCGGGTGACGGTCGCGGCACTGAGCCCGTTCTCGTTCAATCTGGTGCGCACCCACCACCTGGAACCCTACGTCGACGTCGCCGGACGGTTGGATGACCTGAACGACCCTCGCCTGGAGCACGTACACGGCGAGGTCGAGAGGTCCTTCGGAGCAGGCCAGGAGGTGACCAGCACTCGCGCCTACACCTTCGAGGTCGAGAGGTTCTGA
- the hemQ gene encoding hydrogen peroxide-dependent heme synthase, with product MTDAATARIGEGLSPEQTEAINTEVRYTMWSVFKTMGPLPADDEVRAAMVAAAEEAVAGTGVVVRGWYDVAGLRADADLMVWWHSETIEESQAAYHALLAADLGARLEPVWSVAGLHRPAEFNKRHIPAFLAGEDPRDYLCVYPFVRSYEWYLLPEEERRDLLREHGLAARDYGDVRANTVSSFALGDYEWILAFEADELYRIVDLMRELRDTGARRHVREEIPFFTGPRVDLADWADRQPRA from the coding sequence ATGACTGACGCTGCCACCGCGCGTATTGGCGAGGGGCTGAGCCCGGAGCAGACCGAGGCCATCAACACCGAGGTCCGCTACACCATGTGGTCGGTGTTCAAGACCATGGGGCCACTGCCTGCCGATGACGAGGTGCGCGCCGCCATGGTGGCCGCCGCCGAAGAAGCGGTGGCCGGCACCGGCGTGGTGGTGCGCGGCTGGTACGACGTCGCCGGTCTGCGCGCCGATGCTGACCTGATGGTCTGGTGGCACTCGGAGACGATCGAGGAATCCCAGGCGGCCTACCACGCGCTGCTGGCCGCCGATCTGGGGGCTCGCCTGGAGCCGGTCTGGTCGGTGGCCGGGCTGCACCGCCCGGCGGAGTTCAACAAGCGGCACATCCCGGCCTTCCTCGCCGGGGAGGACCCGCGCGACTACCTCTGCGTGTACCCCTTCGTCCGCTCCTACGAGTGGTATTTGCTCCCCGAAGAGGAGCGTCGTGACCTGCTGCGTGAGCACGGCCTGGCGGCACGTGACTACGGTGACGTGCGCGCGAACACGGTCTCGTCCTTCGCCCTGGGCGACTACGAGTGGATCCTGGCCTTCGAGGCCGATGAGCTCTATCGCATCGTTGATCTCATGCGGGAATTGCGCGACACCGGAGCCCGACGGCATGTGCGCGAGGAGATCCCCTTCTTCACCGGACCGCGCGTAGACCTGGCCGACTGGGCGGACCGCCAACCCCGAGCCTGA
- a CDS encoding fructosamine kinase family protein, protein MRETFRKTGPAQALAFEAAGLRRLADAARPRKSGSQRDAGAPVVDVVELATDALHTRHLREAQPTAAAAEAFGRALARTHAAGAAWFGCAPPGYAAPEGYMGTTRLPLRQEPPASWGAFYAEDRLLPYLRPALENGSLDHAGAAVVERCVARVAAGEFDAPQPCLVREAGHHAARLHGDLWSGNVMWATDSGAGRGTGVIGTLIDPAAHGGHAESDLAQLGVFGAPHRERIVGAYNEASPLAEGWQERVGLHQLHMLIVHAAIFGGGYGAQTAALAGRY, encoded by the coding sequence ATGAGGGAGACCTTCCGCAAGACCGGCCCGGCCCAGGCCCTGGCCTTCGAGGCGGCCGGGCTGCGCAGGCTTGCCGATGCCGCGCGCCCGCGCAAGTCCGGGAGTCAGCGCGATGCCGGCGCCCCCGTGGTCGACGTCGTCGAGCTGGCCACGGACGCCCTGCACACTCGGCACCTCCGCGAGGCCCAGCCCACGGCTGCTGCAGCCGAGGCCTTCGGCCGGGCGCTGGCCCGCACACACGCCGCGGGAGCGGCCTGGTTCGGCTGCGCCCCGCCCGGCTACGCCGCACCGGAGGGTTACATGGGCACCACACGCCTGCCCCTGCGACAGGAGCCACCGGCCAGCTGGGGTGCCTTCTACGCCGAGGACCGACTGTTGCCCTACCTGCGCCCCGCACTCGAGAACGGCAGCCTCGACCACGCCGGGGCCGCCGTCGTTGAGCGATGCGTGGCGCGGGTGGCCGCCGGGGAGTTCGATGCGCCCCAACCATGCTTGGTCCGCGAGGCCGGCCACCACGCGGCGCGGCTGCACGGTGACCTCTGGTCGGGCAATGTCATGTGGGCGACGGACAGCGGTGCCGGGCGGGGCACCGGAGTCATCGGAACCTTGATCGATCCGGCTGCACACGGCGGCCATGCCGAGTCCGACCTGGCTCAGCTCGGGGTCTTCGGGGCGCCGCACCGCGAGCGCATCGTGGGCGCCTACAACGAAGCCTCCCCACTGGCCGAGGGCTGGCAGGAGCGCGTGGGGCTCCATCAGCTGCACATGCTCATCGTGCATGCCGCGATCTTCGGCGGAGGCTACGGCGCTCAGACCGCTGCTCTGGCCGGGCGCTACTGA
- a CDS encoding ornithine cyclodeaminase, translated as MAGFVDVKNMVRWVARTGPETILRGMTEHLEADFRRWEQFDKSPRVASHTPFGVIELMPTADYETYGFKYVNGHPGNPARGFQTVTAFGVLADVHNGYPTFLAEMTVLTALRTAATTAMATRALARPGARRMAMIGAGSQAEFQALAVRSATGIAELSVYDVDPGAIAKLVRNLQPLGFTVHEASSAAEAVEGADVVTTCIAEKAHTQVLRAADLRPGMHVNAIGGDCPGKTELEPAALSLADVFVEYTPQTRIEGEIQLQDPEFPVTELGQAVAGKAEGRRAGAAGEEQITIFDSVGFAIEDFSALTYLREAVRGTDFVTEIDLVAAPEDPKDLFGLCGAPLPVG; from the coding sequence ATGGCTGGATTCGTGGACGTGAAGAACATGGTGCGCTGGGTCGCGCGCACTGGTCCGGAGACCATCCTGCGCGGGATGACCGAGCATCTCGAGGCCGATTTCCGGCGCTGGGAACAGTTCGACAAGTCCCCCCGGGTGGCCAGCCACACGCCCTTCGGCGTCATCGAGCTGATGCCCACCGCCGACTACGAGACCTACGGCTTCAAGTACGTCAACGGCCACCCCGGGAATCCGGCGCGCGGCTTCCAGACCGTCACCGCCTTCGGAGTGCTCGCCGACGTGCACAACGGCTACCCCACCTTCCTGGCGGAGATGACCGTGCTCACCGCGTTGCGCACTGCGGCTACGACGGCGATGGCCACCCGTGCCCTGGCGCGACCCGGGGCGCGGCGGATGGCGATGATCGGCGCTGGCAGTCAGGCCGAGTTCCAGGCCCTGGCGGTGCGCTCGGCCACCGGGATCGCCGAGTTGTCGGTCTACGACGTCGACCCGGGTGCGATTGCCAAACTCGTGCGGAACCTGCAGCCGCTGGGCTTCACGGTGCACGAGGCGTCCTCGGCCGCGGAGGCGGTCGAGGGGGCTGACGTGGTGACCACGTGCATCGCGGAGAAGGCGCACACGCAGGTGCTGCGCGCCGCGGACCTGCGCCCGGGCATGCATGTGAACGCGATCGGTGGTGACTGCCCCGGTAAGACCGAGCTCGAGCCTGCGGCGCTGAGCCTGGCGGACGTGTTCGTGGAGTACACGCCCCAGACCCGGATCGAGGGTGAGATCCAGCTGCAGGACCCGGAGTTCCCGGTCACCGAGCTGGGGCAGGCGGTGGCCGGCAAGGCCGAGGGACGGCGTGCGGGTGCGGCGGGCGAGGAACAGATCACCATCTTCGACTCGGTGGGTTTCGCCATCGAGGACTTCTCCGCGCTCACCTACCTGCGCGAAGCGGTGCGCGGCACCGACTTCGTCACCGAGATCGATCTGGTGGCCGCTCCGGAGGACCCCAAAGACCTCTTCGGCCTGTGCGGGGCACCTCTGCCGGTGGGTTGA
- a CDS encoding ferrochelatase codes for MTSPLSPYDAVLLLSFGGPEQPDDVVPFLRNVTRGRGIPDERLREVGEHYYGFGGKSPINDQNRALLAALEAEFESRGIQTRLAWGNRNWDPYLIDALRDLHEAGARRVLTLATSAFGSYSGCRQYRENIAAAQQELAAEGRTIEVDKIRPFFNAPGYAQANTDAVVAAYEQLGSIPAPENPLVFVTHSIPTTMEVASGMRTAASYSAQHLDLAAFVAAGVAERLGAPVPWELAYCSRSGTAFTPWTEPDVNRVLASLHADGAAGVVLAPIGFISDHMEVIYDLDTEAKATAEELGLGFARAATAGTHPEFVTGLVDLMLERAATERGQAPERHAVGALGPWRDGCAPGCCFLRAGVDSGVPAACEASVPA; via the coding sequence GTGACCTCCCCACTCTCGCCGTACGACGCGGTGCTCCTCCTTTCCTTCGGTGGCCCCGAGCAGCCCGACGACGTGGTCCCCTTCCTCCGCAACGTCACACGGGGGCGAGGGATCCCGGATGAGCGCCTGCGTGAGGTGGGCGAGCACTACTACGGCTTCGGCGGCAAGAGCCCGATCAACGACCAGAACCGCGCACTGCTGGCGGCGCTGGAAGCGGAGTTCGAGTCGCGCGGCATCCAGACGCGGCTGGCGTGGGGCAACCGCAACTGGGATCCCTACCTGATCGATGCCTTGCGTGATCTGCACGAGGCCGGTGCCCGCCGTGTGCTCACCCTGGCCACCTCCGCCTTCGGGTCCTACTCCGGATGCCGCCAGTATCGCGAGAACATCGCTGCGGCCCAGCAGGAGCTTGCCGCCGAGGGCCGCACGATCGAGGTGGACAAGATTCGGCCCTTCTTCAACGCACCCGGATATGCGCAGGCGAATACTGATGCCGTGGTGGCTGCCTATGAGCAGCTTGGTTCCATTCCTGCACCGGAGAATCCCCTCGTTTTTGTCACGCATTCGATTCCCACCACCATGGAAGTTGCTTCCGGAATGCGCACGGCTGCGTCCTATTCGGCTCAGCACCTCGATCTCGCGGCCTTCGTCGCGGCCGGGGTCGCCGAGCGGCTCGGCGCACCGGTGCCGTGGGAGCTGGCGTACTGTTCGCGCTCCGGCACGGCCTTCACGCCGTGGACCGAGCCTGATGTGAACCGGGTGCTGGCCTCCCTGCACGCCGACGGCGCTGCGGGTGTGGTGCTGGCCCCGATCGGATTCATCTCGGACCACATGGAGGTCATCTACGACCTCGACACCGAGGCCAAGGCCACCGCAGAGGAACTCGGCCTCGGTTTCGCGCGCGCCGCCACCGCCGGCACCCACCCGGAGTTCGTGACCGGGCTGGTCGACCTCATGCTGGAACGTGCGGCCACCGAGCGGGGCCAGGCGCCCGAACGGCACGCCGTGGGAGCGCTGGGGCCATGGCGTGATGGGTGTGCCCCGGGCTGTTGCTTCCTGCGCGCCGGGGTCGATTCCGGTGTGCCCGCGGCGTGCGAAGCCTCTGTCCCTGCCTGA
- the purB gene encoding adenylosuccinate lyase: MPARVDLSSISPSIPLGSLDGRYRGAIAPLVDHLSEAALNRARIQVEVEWLIHLTEHEVLPGAARLSETEKDYLRAVVTDFGADEIAELAEIEAETRHDVKAVEYFLKRRLDAATRVLGENAGIAGGPTALGSDRLAEIVHIFCTSEDINNLAYSLLVSGAVREVWLPAARGIVEDLTVMAEEHAEVPMLARTHGQPATPVTLGKELAVLAFRLQRQLARIGATEYLGKINGATGTYAAHAVSVPGADWEAVARSFVEHLGLTWNPLTTQIESHDWQAELYSDVARFNRILHNLATDVWTYISLGYFRQRLSAQGSTGSSTMPHKVNPIRFENAEANLEISCALLDTLGATLVTSRLQRDLTDSSSQRNIGSAFGHSLLAIDNVRRGLAGLDVDAATMARDLDGNWEVLGEAVQSAMRAAAVAGAEGLANPYERLKELTRGRRVDGPAMREFIAGLGLPPEVEERLMALEPGTYTGLAPELVRHLR; this comes from the coding sequence ATGCCTGCGCGTGTGGACCTCTCCTCGATCAGCCCTTCCATCCCCCTCGGCTCGCTCGACGGCCGCTACCGCGGGGCCATCGCCCCGCTGGTGGATCATCTCTCCGAGGCGGCCCTGAACCGGGCCCGCATCCAGGTGGAGGTCGAGTGGCTCATCCACCTCACCGAGCACGAGGTCCTCCCGGGCGCCGCTCGGCTGAGCGAGACCGAGAAGGACTATCTGCGCGCCGTGGTCACCGACTTCGGTGCAGACGAGATCGCCGAGCTGGCCGAGATCGAGGCGGAGACCCGGCACGACGTCAAGGCCGTGGAGTACTTCCTCAAGCGCCGCCTGGATGCCGCCACCCGCGTGCTCGGTGAGAACGCCGGCATCGCTGGCGGCCCGACCGCTCTCGGCTCGGACCGGCTCGCCGAGATCGTGCACATCTTCTGCACCTCCGAGGACATCAACAACCTCGCCTACTCTCTGCTCGTCTCCGGCGCGGTGCGCGAGGTGTGGCTCCCCGCAGCTCGCGGCATCGTCGAGGACCTCACCGTGATGGCCGAGGAGCACGCCGAGGTGCCGATGCTGGCCCGTACCCACGGTCAGCCCGCCACCCCGGTGACCCTCGGTAAGGAACTCGCGGTGCTCGCCTTCCGCCTCCAGCGCCAACTCGCTCGCATCGGCGCCACCGAGTACCTGGGCAAGATCAACGGTGCGACCGGCACCTACGCCGCCCACGCCGTCTCGGTCCCCGGCGCGGACTGGGAGGCCGTGGCGCGCAGCTTCGTGGAGCACCTGGGTCTGACCTGGAACCCGCTGACCACGCAGATCGAGTCGCACGACTGGCAGGCCGAGCTCTACTCCGACGTCGCCCGCTTCAACCGCATCCTGCACAACCTGGCCACCGATGTGTGGACCTACATCTCGCTGGGCTACTTCCGCCAGCGCCTGTCCGCCCAGGGCTCGACCGGTTCTTCGACGATGCCGCACAAGGTCAACCCGATCCGCTTCGAGAACGCCGAGGCGAACCTGGAGATCTCCTGTGCGCTGCTCGACACCCTCGGCGCCACCCTGGTGACCTCTCGCCTGCAGCGCGACCTCACCGACTCCTCCTCCCAGCGCAATATCGGCTCCGCCTTCGGACACTCCTTGCTCGCCATCGACAATGTGCGACGCGGCCTCGCCGGGCTCGATGTCGACGCCGCCACCATGGCGCGCGACCTCGACGGGAACTGGGAGGTGCTGGGCGAGGCGGTGCAGTCCGCCATGCGCGCCGCGGCCGTCGCCGGAGCCGAGGGCCTGGCCAACCCGTATGAGCGGCTCAAGGAACTCACCCGTGGACGGCGAGTGGACGGACCGGCGATGCGCGAGTTCATCGCCGGTCTCGGACTGCCCCCCGAGGTCGAGGAGCGTCTGATGGCACTGGAACCCGGCACCTACACCGGGTTGGCCCCGGAGCTGGTGCGCCACCTGCGCTGA
- a CDS encoding WXG100 family type VII secretion target, producing MDYGMFNASIGVGQVSNGIAAVGEEISAAHTSSWRGSAADSFHEALQGARFHADRALELAGTLQWNLTQAQNTAATELLER from the coding sequence ATGGACTACGGGATGTTCAATGCCTCGATCGGCGTCGGGCAGGTGAGCAATGGAATCGCCGCGGTGGGTGAGGAGATCTCGGCTGCGCATACGTCGTCATGGCGCGGGAGCGCGGCAGATTCCTTCCACGAGGCCCTGCAGGGCGCCAGGTTCCATGCCGACCGGGCCCTGGAGCTCGCGGGCACGCTGCAGTGGAATCTGACCCAGGCCCAGAACACCGCCGCAACCGAGCTGCTCGAGCGTTGA
- a CDS encoding amidohydrolase, with protein sequence MSLILANARVHGRGNQLVDVVLREGRIAALQPAGTSAAGTGPGEPAPRRLDLDGATVLPGLWDHHTHMSTWAKTARRLDLSGTASAAETVALVRSVVEERPDAERAHLLTGFGFSDSMWPDAPVAGALDEGVLASTPVVLYNTDLHSAWANRAAMALAGQGEHPGGLLRETETAVLRGLDDVDQDTADQWVLDVAHAAAARGVVGVVDLEGQGAIEGWERRSAAVALPLRVEANVRDHSYEAAAARGLRTGSRVDDAGLVHVGPLKIITDGSLGTRTAYCHDPYPGSENHGWQIVALAELEELVRHGAELGFTPAIHAIGDAANTAALDVFERVGVRGAIEHAQLMRESDVRRMAALGVVASVQPEHLLDDRDQAERYWQGRTHRAFPLREMIDAGVQLALGSDAPVTPLDPWLNIQAAAQRTRDDRGPWIPEQRISVTEAIAASTRTGGVVALGDPADLVVVPDPPEKRSGAALREMPVALTVLGGRITYADAAFA encoded by the coding sequence ATGTCTTTGATCCTCGCCAACGCCCGCGTCCACGGCCGTGGGAACCAGCTTGTCGACGTCGTGCTGCGCGAGGGGCGCATCGCGGCACTGCAGCCCGCCGGCACGAGCGCGGCCGGCACCGGCCCAGGCGAGCCGGCTCCACGGCGTCTCGATCTCGACGGCGCGACCGTGTTGCCGGGCTTGTGGGACCACCACACCCACATGAGCACCTGGGCCAAGACCGCCCGCCGGCTCGACCTCTCCGGCACCGCCTCAGCCGCCGAGACGGTGGCGCTGGTGCGCTCGGTTGTCGAGGAGCGGCCGGACGCCGAGCGCGCGCATCTGCTCACCGGCTTCGGCTTCTCGGACTCCATGTGGCCCGACGCGCCCGTGGCCGGCGCCCTCGATGAAGGCGTGCTCGCCTCGACCCCGGTGGTGCTCTACAACACCGACCTGCACTCCGCGTGGGCCAACCGGGCCGCCATGGCGCTCGCCGGTCAAGGTGAGCACCCCGGCGGTCTGCTGCGCGAGACCGAGACCGCGGTGCTGCGGGGCCTCGACGACGTCGATCAAGACACCGCCGACCAGTGGGTGCTGGACGTGGCCCATGCTGCGGCGGCGCGCGGTGTCGTGGGGGTGGTGGACCTGGAGGGCCAGGGCGCCATCGAGGGGTGGGAACGCCGGTCAGCGGCGGTTGCCCTCCCGCTGCGGGTCGAGGCCAATGTGCGCGACCACTCCTACGAGGCCGCTGCCGCCCGTGGCCTGCGCACCGGCTCCCGGGTGGACGACGCCGGCCTGGTGCACGTGGGGCCGTTGAAGATCATCACCGACGGCTCCCTGGGCACCCGCACCGCCTACTGCCACGATCCCTATCCGGGCAGCGAGAACCACGGCTGGCAGATCGTCGCGCTCGCCGAACTCGAGGAACTGGTGCGCCACGGCGCCGAACTGGGCTTCACCCCGGCGATCCACGCCATTGGCGACGCCGCCAACACCGCCGCCCTCGACGTCTTCGAGCGGGTCGGCGTGCGCGGCGCCATCGAGCACGCCCAGCTGATGCGGGAATCCGACGTGCGCCGAATGGCGGCACTCGGCGTGGTGGCGTCGGTCCAGCCCGAGCACCTGCTCGATGACCGCGATCAGGCCGAGCGCTACTGGCAGGGCCGCACCCACCGGGCGTTCCCGCTGCGCGAGATGATCGACGCCGGGGTGCAGCTGGCCCTCGGCTCCGATGCCCCGGTCACGCCTTTGGACCCGTGGCTCAACATCCAGGCCGCCGCGCAGCGCACCCGTGATGACCGCGGGCCGTGGATCCCCGAACAGCGCATCTCCGTGACCGAGGCGATTGCGGCTTCCACCCGTACCGGGGGAGTGGTGGCGCTGGGTGACCCGGCCGATCTCGTGGTGGTGCCCGACCCGCCGGAAAAGCGTTCTGGTGCGGCGTTGCGGGAAATGCCGGTGGCGCTGACCGTGCTCGGCGGCCGCATCACCTACGCCGACGCCGCTTTCGCCTGA